DNA sequence from the Nakaseomyces glabratus chromosome E, complete sequence genome:
ATTCAAACAAACAGTAATGACGAAAATAGTATTTTGCATTATTACGAGCAATTTCTGGAACGATAAGCATCTCCGGAATCATAATTTCAGCCAGAAAGAAACATATCTTACAATGCTTCTTGGTTACTCTGGTCAAGGCAGTAGAACAGAGACGTATTCATGATCAAGTTAAGATATGAAACATGTCTACTGTCGAACATTAGCATATTGACGAAGTCCAGTATATAATTTGGGTTAGCCTCTCTGATAGGTACGTCATATTAAATTCTTATTTATCTTTACATAGAAAATTCACGTTGATATATGTTTATACTCGATTAGTCAAGTTGAGGAGTAGAGCTCTGCTGAGCTAGTTCATACCCTTTTTGTAACTGCTCAAACATTGTCTTGGCTTCATCAGCGTTAGCAACCTTATTGTTCAACAGAGCTTGTATATCACTCCAAGGTACAGAGGCTGGAGTACGGGCCTCAATTGTTGGTGGAGTAGacttgatttcttcttccttggCGATCATCACAGTTATGGCGGCATTTGAGACACCCAAGTCCTTCAAAACCATGTTATCATGTAGAACTTTACCCTTTAGTAGTAGCTTCACGGATTGAATGTGGCGACAGTGGCCCTCATCGACCACTCTTTGCTTAACGGTAAATACAGTGGCATCACTACCAAACTTGTCAGTGAATGTGAACTTTGGTGGTCTGATACTCTTCAAAGTTAGCTCTACAGAAGCGGTGGCATCAGCACCTGAAGGTAATTGCTTGCTAACTCGAGTTGGATCGTATTTGTACTTGAGAGCAGGTAGCGCAACACCGATTGAGTTAACGTCCTTCAAGGGTTTCTGGTAATTTTGCGCAAACTTTGGCTCTTGCAAAGTGGCAAGAGTGAGAAACTTGCTAGCAAATTCAAATTCTGGGGTAGCCATCTGTCTCTGTTGTGGTCAATAAAGACTTTATCTgttcttgttttcttctACATCGATACAAAGCTCTATTGCTTCCAATCTTTGTGTTTTTATAAGTCTTTTTTCTTGcaatttgacaaaaaaattcgGATTTGCAACTTGTGTAAAGGGTCCAAGAATAAaagagctcatcgcaagaaGTTAAAAAGCCACTCCAGTTCGATATACGGGTATATCGACAAGGATTAAAGCTATTCCGACTGTATTGTTAGGCGGCAAGATGGACAGCTCTACGTTGCAAGATGGGATGGTTAGCACCATCAACAGTGGCACGCTATCGAAGCAGCCAACAGATATGTATACCGATTTAGAGGATAATGAAAACAGATTTTATACTAATAGTGATGTGATCCTGGAGGAAGGGACGTTAGGCTCGTCGCTGGGGCGCTCTAGTCGGCGAACACATGAGAAAGGTGAGGATGTTCAGGATCCagttttcttcaatgttCATGAGGTGACAGAGTCATACTTTGCGGATATTACTAATCCTACTGTATTTAGGGACCATGATGAGGACCATAGCTTGTGTGTTACCCATTTCATGAACGTGTACGCTTCGCAGGACTCCAGACTGTTTGAGGAGACCCGCGTCGTAAGAATACCGAGGAGGTTCGATATGGGTAATAGGTGGTACCCTATGTTCAGCGACTTGCTGCCTGGATCAGAGCCCGGTGCCATATTACATGACACCGATGGGCTGCAATTCGTACCAAGGGGTATTACTCAGGATGGAAATGTATACGGCTATTCCAGTGTGTCGCCATTGTCTTTGTACTTAACACAGCAACATTTCCAGGAGATAGTCACTACGATAAACGACATACTACTTGCTACGTACTCCACGTACGGTTTCTATAACATATTAAACATTATATTAGAGGTATTCACGTTGGGGTTGTGGAGCTACGTGTGCAAAAGGATCAACTACGCATTATCCATTGATCCCATGAAAAGACTAGACGTCTATGTACGTGAGCTTAATGCTTCCCCTGCATTTGTTGAGGCCCAGATCAAATTGATCAACCCAAGAGACTCAGGTTTCCTGTCTTTAGACTTCCAAATACCGAAACCTAAAAGCATAAGCACGCAATAATATTTCCCTTTGAGGTAGACCAGCTCACCCTCGTTGAATGGAGGCAGTGGGCCCACTTATGGAAGGATCCACCAAAGCTATGCCCCATTACGCCAAATCAAATCACCAATAACTTGTCCTAAAAGGGTAAGTTACAAGCACCTTTTGACCAATTTCGTTCCTGGCTTCTCTCATCCGTCTCCATGGCCATGGTGTTCCCAATAAGAGAGAGAATACAGTGGTTGCACTGGCCCCCCCAGTACGCTCTAGGCTGGACgcttttttctcttttctgGCGTAGGCAGAGAATTTTTTGGCGTTTCGTGGTGTCGTAGGCAGAAGGGGAAAAATGACGTTCTGCCTGGAAGGGGAAATTGCGCACGCAGGCAGCCAGAGGTGCAGAAAGAGGGCAGCCATATGTTCGATGAAGTTGGTATAATTGCAGTTATCGAAGTTACAATGACTAGTACGCCAATTGCCAATTACCCAATTACCCAATTACCCAATTACACGAATTCTATAGTGAAGGAAATTGGtgttctttttattttaaaaatggATGAAGTGGCTCTAACTCAGACGCTAAAATGCTTTAACTTTTGGCGATCACAGCTATGAAAAGCCATAAGCTATCATCATCGATAACAATTTTgatcatatatataaccAGACCTTTTTATTGCAATGATGAGGATATCAATTATGGATGTTTCTCTCTCTTGTAAAACATATAGGAAAGATAAGACAACTATTCAAAACTAATTACATATACCACTTACAACCATGAGCGAATACAAGAAAGCTTTGCATGTTCTTATGAAGTCGCCAGTCACTGACGATATAGTGAAGTACTTGACCAATGTTACGCTGAAAGTGCTTCCACAGAGCAACTACCCATCGCCTCCAAGCTCGCCATCTAGACACTCCAAGGAGCATTTGCCAAGCTTGATGACCTTCATTACCAGACTGGTCAGATACACAAACGTTTACACGCCCACATTGCTGGCTACTGTCTGCTACTTGAACAAGCTGAAGAGAATCCTGCCAAAGGATGCTACTGGTCTACCATCCACCATCCACCGTCTATTTCTAGCGTGTCTAATTCTAAGCTCGAAGTGCCACAACGACTCTTCCCCTAAGAACGTCCATTGGGCTCGTTACACCGACGGTCTGTTCAGTCTCGAAGACATCAACCTAATGGAAAGACAACTGTTACAGTTGCTAAACTGGGACATCAATGTCTCCGAGGATGACTTGATTCTTGATCTAAGACCACTGCTGGAACCAATCAAGGAAGATTTGCAAAGGTCGTACTTgcaaagaaagagaatcTACTCAAACAACCAACAAAAGGTAAGCGCAGGCGCATACCACAGTTACAACTACACTAAGGGCCACAATTACACGAATAGCAACAGCTACAACAGTTACAACAGTTACAACAGTTACAACAAGCTCCAGAGCAAATACGTACCAAAGAGTGAGCTATACCATCACAGAAACATTAGTGTTTCGTCTAACCTAAGTTCAACTTCAACGCTAGTGGATAGAAACTCACCACCACACAATTACGTGTACGTATAAGCATTTTCTACAGTAACGATATTCCCATAGGTTCACCTTTCAGTTCAAAGCCTACAAATCATTAAGaggcatttttttttatttcaattttttaaaCTTCAATTCACAATACCCTAGTACAAGAGACTTTTATAGAATTATTATAGACATATATCCAtaggaaaaagaaataactTATTCGTATCTACTTCTACCTTCTACCTTCTACCTTCTACCTTCTACCTTCTATCTTCTATCTTCTCTCCCGTATCAATCCGACACGACTTTATCGATTACTAGCAtctttgttttgttttcatcCAGTTGTGGAAAAgtcaaaaaagaaaagaatatagAAAAGCTAACTTAATCCATACGAATCCCCATAGCAAAGGACCAGGATAGCTTCGCTGGAGGTAGTTTAGTTCTTCCAAGTTCTTCGAATCTTGCAACACTGCCAGCAATTTCTTGTTACCACACACAAACGTTGTCCTTGGACATTCTGTTAGTGTAAGCTGTTCGAATGTTACGGAGatgccattttttttagtattttagtttattctattttaatATGTAGCAAGAAAGCACTCACCTGTCTTTGCATCCAGGGCTGTTGCTCTTCCACCCCCACTCTTTGGTGTGCTTCTTACTTTACTATCGTAAGCTGGTGCAGGTAAAACTTAGTACACACTTATCATATGTACAGTAAACAATTGTCAAAGCCCGGGTTTGCCGAACCTCTGGGCACTTACGTTTAGGCTAACCCATGTTCGTGGACCCCTAGCAACACAGTAATTGACGCAGCTAGCTATATTATCTGCATAATTCCCTCTATCCATTGTACTGTTTCTGGTAAAAAGGGTCCACTGCAATGctttaaagaaaagagcTATATTTTTGTGTTATGCATAGCATCgattacaaaaaaaattttattcttttgtgGAACCAATGGGAAACTACAAGTAACTGCCAGGTAAAATGAACAAACaggaaatttttttttcctgaTATATATAGGAACCCAGTTTGTGGCCAACTATAGCCTTTTCTCAAACTCTGTAATTGGaattctatattttttacttcCTAAGTAAAAGTTTCTTTgtataattattttctttcacaGTTAAAAGTAATACTAAAAATACACTATCAAAAcaatctaaaaaaaaaacatacaATACAATGTCTGCTCAAGAATTAGGTAAGAAGGTCGATGAAACCAACGAACAAGTCGCCGCCAAGGTCGAAGAATCCAAGGAACAATTGGTCGACAAGGTCGACGAAGTAAAGCAAGGTTCTGAGGAAGCTGCTGACAACGCCAAGGCtcaagttgaagaagccAAGGAAAACGCTGCTGAAGCTGTCGAAGAAGCTAAGGAAAAGACCGCTGAAGCTGTCGAAGACGCCAAGGCTAAGACCGAGGAAGCTAAGGACAAGGCCGCCAAGAAGGTCGAAGAAGTTAAGAAGGACTCCAAGAAGGACTCCAAGAAGTctgaaaaggaaaacaagAACTTCTTCTCCAAGTTCACCAAGAAgatctcttctttcttcaactaAGAAGCTGCTTCTAACCTTGTGCTATAATacttcagtttttttttttattttcaatcattttaaaataaaataaaaaaaaagagaattaCTTCGATTTCTGTAAGAGTTACTattcttgattttattttccctATTTATCTTTTTTAAAGTTTCTGTATTTTGCTAATAActaataattaataattaaatttttttcaatatattatcTGTTTAGAAATTTATTTCGCGATTATATTCTCGGTGAATGTTGTTGGGGCATAATACCACAGCTAGAATCCAGTAATTATAGTATTGTCAGAAGTATTTTCAATGTCGATTaaagataagaaaaaaaaatcatataCTTTTATAATATCAGAGTATGATACCTTCAATTTTACTGTAaaattttggcaaaaaaatttgagCGGTACGAGAATCGAACCCGTGTCTCCACCTTGGAAGGGTGGAATGATAACCACTACACTAACCGCCCCTGAGATGTTTGTTGTCTACTCTTGGGTTTTGATTTGCCCTTATTTAGTGCTAGTATATACCGAACCTCAGGAATTTTCTCATACACAGCGGCCCTGAAGGAACTTTCGAGTTAGGTATTTGACtttaattaatttattatataataCGGAACTGTAAATTTAGTTGCCAGCCACGATTTCTTACTACTTCAACGAAAAACATTAAATCTGTAGTTCTTTTAATTGATTATCTTTATGATAGTCTCTTCAAAGACAtttaataattataatGTACATTTCTTACAAAAACATTCATTAAATGTAACTTAATCTGTATACATAATATGCCAGTTTAGTATTGAATGTTATTGATTTATCAATCTTTGGGTTTGGTGTACCAGCAAATGTGATTGTCGGTCAACTAAACATAAATTTCATAtaagaaaacaacaaatatCGTTAGTGTATACGAATAAACATTGATAATAAGTACATATatttatctttatttttacatGTTATGCATTTTTTCGTTATTGTCTTGTTCGGGATGGCTTGCTATTATGGATTCACTAGGAACAGAGACTTTATTAGTATGagatcttttctttatcgtCATTCTTGCGGGCAGTGCTCTCCCCGTTGTAGAATCTTCGATTTCAAATTCCAAGATTTCCTCGTCCACATCGTGTGTCATCTCTTCTGAGGTTCCTCCAAGCTCTTTACAGACTTCTTGACCAACATTTCTTATTGAGAAAGGATAATCCGATGTCAATGGTATAGCACTGATATTATCTGTTATTGGTAAATCAGCAATAGAAGTGTCGTCCTCTAATTCGTCGTCTGCCTCATCTCGTTGATCTGGATTTTCACCAGGGTTTAAATTTGTCTGTGATACATTGGCGGAAGATGGTGCTAGAATCtcaccattttcatcaaacACAGGCAATCTACAAATTGGACATGTTTGTGATCTTTCCATCCAATTTTTTAGACAAGAAAGATGTAAAACATGACCACATGGTAGTTTCTTTGGTTTTTTGCCATCACTTTGATGATGGTGAGGGTTCTCTGACACAAGCTCATCCATACAGACAATGCAAACATTGTCGAAGTTAGGATCGTTATTCAAATCGTCACTAGTCATAGTTGGGAGTTTTGTATCCAGTTGTTTACTATTTTTCCAGATCGCCAACAAGGACTTAGAGTTCATATAAAGGACCCATACGTCGACGAATATGTCCTTCACTAGCATCAAAGGCAAATTGAGTACCATCGCCATCACTACATGAACCAATGTCTGCAAAAACCTTGTTACAACATCAATCAGTTTCTCATACATGAATTTACCTTCTAACCCATTGAATTGGGAGTCACCGTCTTCAGATTCTGTGTCAGCATCTTCAGCAGATATGGAGTTGAATGTAGGGTTATTCTGTGAGAACTTTCTCGACAAGTGAAATTCGTAAAATTGTAGTCCAGTGTTCAATATCAAGTTAACTAGGTCTATCATCAAGTTTGTGAACTCCATGGCTTGCATGATGTAGATTAATGCTCTCTGTGTGAGAGGGGAACCTCCGCCGAGGACGATGGAATTGGTGCCAGCCGTGAAGATCGAACTTGCAATGTTGTAAGCCGTGGAGACACAGAACGAAATCACGTAAGAGTCAATTACCACAAGCAACAGCAAGTTACAAATGTACCGGTTCACTAGCAAATCCTTCCATCTGGTATCCTCATTGATTCCTTGCAACAACAGGTCCAGCCTATCCCTTAAAATCCAATGGAACACCTTCATGTATAGCAACACCAATGCGCATGTGGCCAATGTGAAGAAGTACTTCTCATTGAAAGTGGAAAACATGAATATAGTGTTTATCACTGCGAAAGGCAATCTCTCGAAGATATGCTCATGTTCTATAATGCGCAGTTCCCCAAACAGCATGCTCGTCAGGAACTGCCACAGCAGTGTCGAGTTCAGCAACGTGAACACAGTTATAATCAGTATATTGAACCCTTCAGACAGCTTCAGAGCTATCTGCAAGAAGGACACACTGCTCTGACAAGCCGATATAACACAGTATATCGTCAGCACATACGTGATGGCAGTAAAAATCAGAAACTCCCGCTTGTGTATAGCCGTCAACATCTTCACCTTCGCCTTCTCTTACCATCAGCGTTACTGCTATTCTGGCACTACTACAGAAGAACGACGGAACAGCACTCGCACCCGTCTCTTATATATGGTCCAAGGCACCAGGGCTCATAATGGAGTGCCATTTCCTCATTGCTCATTACAAAATATAGGGACATACCCATAGACGACATAGTTAAGAGGTTCTCAACAATGGCATATTGTTGAAATCAGTCTAAACATAGGATTACAACAGATATAGTCCTGAGATAGGTGAAGCTGGGCACTGAAGTGCTATGCTGATTTGTACCCCCCCCATCGATTTCATTACCAGCTGTAGCTTTCCTTCAAAAGCATTTATGAGATGTCTTatgtttcaattttaaGTTTTAGGTTcattttatattaaaattatagaaataaaaaagagtATACACATTCCATTAATATTACAACTTGTATTTTGTTAGGTTTTTGGGCAGTATTCCGATAGAGTATGACAAATATGTAATTTCCAAtaagagagagagaaaaaaaataggaTCGAAAGCGGAAAAAATCAGTTTCTGTTCTTCTTACCCATCTCTACCTTCAACAGCAGAGCCTTGTTGATGTGTGGCAACACACCACCGGATGCGATAGTGGCTCTGATCAGAGAATCCAGCTCGTCGTCACCCCTGATCGCAAGTTGCAAATGTCTAGGCGTGATTCTCTTCACCTTCAGGTCCTTGGCAGCATTACCAGCCAGCTCTAGCACTTCCGCAGTCAGATACTCCAACACCGCAGTCAGATATATAGCAGCCTTAGACCCCACACGCGCCTTACCGCTGGCGCTCCTCTTCAAATACCTCTTGATTCTTCCCACAGGAAACTGTAACCCAGCCCTCGCAGAACTAGACTGCGCACGCATCCCATCCTTCGCACCAGACTTACCTTTACCTCCATGCATCTTACCAGACATTGTGTTTTTACTTGTCTTTTATTTGTAGAGGAAAGTAGCTTGTAGTTTGTAGCTTGTAGATATAGTTATAGttatttgttttgatttttgatttttgatttttgatttttgattttttgatttttggCGAAAGTCAGAATCCCAAAAAGTCGCGCGATGAGCACAAAGGGTTTTCTACTGTAAGGCAATGGATCCCCTACAACGCGTTACTACGGGcttttctctctttctccTCTCCTTCTCCCCCTTCTCCCTTCCTTCTACGGCTCTTTCTATACAAAACAAACACGTGATAATATATACATCTATACGTACTTGATCACATGTATTACCCGTTGATAAGTATTTAATACACGTGATATACAATTGTACGTGTATCACATGATTGACGTATCAAATGATTACACATACTGATACACGGTACGGCACCtgatatacatatatacgGGTGTACACATACTGAAGTACGGGATATCACATGATTCAGACACACATACACTTACTCGCAATGCTATTTCATGCAAGCGATAATAACAACCCGGTTCAAGAATATCCAGATAGTACATGCTGGTCTGTATATAGGTTTACTCCTTTTAACTACATAAAACCCCCCTTGAGGCATGGGAAATCATTATCTTTGGGAGTTTTCGAGTCCTTTGTGCGGGCTTCTCTGTGGGGATCAACCTcttttttggcaaaaaaatCACAAAACTCGATGTGATGTGATGTGATGTGATGTGATGATCgcaactgaaaaaaaatacaaaataaaataaaaaaaaaaatggctcAGCGATGATCCAAATTATATAAAGAGCTGTATATAACAAATATTTCTAACTCAAAGGAAAACGATCATCCGCTCTGACAAACATGCTTCCGTCTCTCTTCttggtgctggtgctggtgctgtGCTCGGGATCGAGCGGGTACTCCGTCGCTGATCAGTACGCCCCGAAGCTGGCGTACTGCCCCAGCGATGATATAAACCTGGTGCGAGAGGCCTCAGGGCTGTCCCAGAACGAGACTCAGTGGCTGCAAAGAAGAGACGTGCGCACAAAGGAAGCGCTGCATAACTTCTTGCAGCGCGCCACGTCCTCTTCGCAAAACTTCACGCAGCTGTTCCATCGCATATTCGACGCCGGGATGGTGCCGAGGATAGGGATCGCAGTGTCCGGCGGTGGCTACAGGTCGATGCTTACCGGTGCAGGTATACTGTCTGCATTCGACAACAGGACGCGCGGCGCCATGGATCACGGTCTCGGGGGCATTCTGCAGAGCACCACATACATGACAGGCTGCTCGGGCGGTAACTGGCTGGTCGCCTCGTTGTCCTGGAATAACTGGACCTCGGTACAGGATATCCTGGACATGAACTACGACCGCAAGACGGCTAGGAAACAGGGCAAAATCACTAAGGACCCTATATGGGACCTGAGCGACTCGATCGTGTCCCCAGGCGGTCTCAACATCATCAAGACCGCTCGTAGATGGGACCACATCACCAATGCAGTGAAGGCTAAACAGGAGGCCGGCTTCAACACATCGCTGGCAGACGTATGGGGCAGGGCCCTATCTTACAAGTTCTTCCCTACTTTGGAGAGAGGTGGTATTGATTACACTTGGTCCTCTCTGAGAGACTCTCCTATCTTCCAAGCAGGTGACATGCCTCTACCGATCACAGTGGCCGACGGCCGTTACCCAGGCTCCAACGCTATCGCACTGAACGCTACCGTCTTCGAGTTCAACCCATTCGAAATGGGCTCGTGGGATCCCTCACTAAACGCATTCACAGACGTCAAATACCTGGGGACAAATGTCACGAACGGTAAGCCAGTGGCTCACACGGCCAAAAAATGTATCGAAGGTTTTGATAATACAGCATTCATCATGGGTAcatcatcaaatttgtTCAACCAATTTTTACTAAGAATCAACTCCACACATTTACCTAATTTCGTCACCAAATGGGCAACAAACCTTCTAAAAAGTTGGGCTCATGAGTTCAACGACGTAGCAGTCTATAACCCCAACCCTTTCAAAGATACACGCTACGTGATGGAGAACTTCAGTACTAGTATCGTTGACAGCGAACACCTTTACTTGGTCGACGGtggtgaagatgatgagAATGTTCCATTAATCCCGTTATTGCAAAGAGACCGTGACTTGGATATTATCTTTGCTATTGATAATTCGGCAGATAACAAGCTGCAATGGCCTGATGGATCTTCTCTTGTTCACACATATGAAAGACAATTCGTTCTGCAAGGACAGAAAATCGCATTCCCACATATCCCCGATACCAATACTTTCATCAATCTCGGTTTAAATAAGAGACCAACGTTCTTTGGTTGCAATGCTACCAATATGACAAGCTTAAAATATATACCACCATTGGTTGTGTACTACCCAAACTCTGAATACTCCTTCAACAGCAATCAAAGTGCCTTTAAGCTCTCCTATTCTAGGGACCAAATGGCTAATATGATATCGAATGGGTTTGAGATAGCCACTAGGAATAATTTTACCGACGACCCAGAGTTCATAGGGTGCATAGCATGTGCCAtcatgaaaagaaaacaagaagCACTTGATCTAGAACTGCCATCAGAGTGTGAAAGGTGCTTAGCCAGGTATTGTTGGGACGGTACTGTGGATGACACACCACTAGATGAATTGAAACAAGATGTTCATCATTCCTTCATCAACCCAGAGGAGGATAAAGATGGTGATGGTATTGACGACTACTCAGATGAAGATTTTACAGACGATGACGTAGATGACTATCACTTCTTTCACTATTCAAATGTAGACGAGATTCACCATGCGGCAACATATACCGGCAAGCTTTTACCGACAGGAGCAATTGATAAAGGCTCAAACAAACCCTTGATAAATTTATCTTCGAAGCTAGGTATTCCTGCAACTTCCATTGCATATGCGATAGTGACATTCATTTGCACTTTATCCGCATCTTTATTATAGAAGGAATTATTACTTGCTTTCTACTATGAGGATTTATTTGTGGTTGAAGGCTTTCCCTTTTTTATAGACATTCTGTAACTGGTTGATAACTGAAACATTTTGGAAAGTCaactcccccccccccctcccGTAGGCATATATCATGTATAGACTATATTATATCGAACTTCATTCGATTCTTCTCAAAGAATTATTTACCTCTGCCTACTCTGGTATTCATTCAATAACTATGACTTGAATCAACTACCAGGCTATATTTTGCTCAACTCAAGTAATTTTCACAGACAAGTCCGTACAGCTTTCATTTGTAAGgtgaaaattttgaaaaattttgaaaaaaattttgagatgctcatcgcaaaattcGAATGCATAGTATAGAATAATTGTATGAATTGATCATCTATAGTCAGGAGAGGAACGtcttattcaaaaattttcaaaccCATATTGTCAGGAGATTATTCTATTAGAACTAGAAAGGCAAGTAAtcttttcagtttttaCCAAGTGAAACAATGTCGTCCCAATATGTGGTTTTCCAGGGACCTGAGAATTTTAGACATAGGATTATCTTTGCAACTTTATCAGGTAAGCCAATTAAAATAGAGAAGATACGTTCCCAGGATTTGAATCCCGGTTTGAGGGACCATGAAGTGTCATTTTTAAGACTTATGGAAGCTGTGACCAATGGTAGTGTTATAGAAATATCATATACTGGTACTACTGTCATCTATAGACCTGGTATTATCATTGGTGGCCCTTATACACATACATGCCCTCCATCTAAGCCAGTAGGATATTTTGTGGAGCCCATGCTATATTTGGCGCCattttcaaagaagaagttttCCATAGTATTCAAAGGTATCACCGCCTCACATAACGATGCTGGTATAGAGGCTATAAAATGGGGTTTAATGCCTGTCATGGAAAAGTTTGGTGTGAGAGAATGTGCGTTACATACACTGAAACGTGGGTCTCCACCACAAGGTGGTGGTGAGGTTCACTTAGTTGTAGATTCTCTAATTGCCCAGCCGATAACAATGCATGAGTTAGACAGACCAGTGATATCATCTATAAGAGGTGTTGCATATTCTACGCGTGTGAGTCCGTCGATGGTAAATAGAATGATAGATGGTGCTAAACAAGTCTTGAAAAATGTTAAATGTGAAGTTAACATCACCGCAGATGTCTGGAGAGGAGAAAACTCTGGTAAAAGTCCAGGTTGGGGTATTACAATTGTAGCTGAGACAAAAAAGAAGGGCTGGTGTTACTTTGCTGAAGAAAtaggtggctctggtgaTATACCAGAAGAGATAGGTTCTAAGGTAGCCTACAAACTTATAGAAGAGATATCAAAGAGTGCCGCAGTTGACAGAAATCAACTACCACTTGCTATAACGTATATGGTCATTggaaaagaagatattggCAGACTTAGAATAACAAGAGAACAGGTGGACGAAAGATTTATC
Encoded proteins:
- the RCL1 gene encoding rRNA-processing endoribonuclease (CAGL0E02343g~Ortholog(s) have endoribonuclease activity, enzyme activator activity), producing MSSQYVVFQGPENFRHRIIFATLSGKPIKIEKIRSQDLNPGLRDHEVSFLRLMEAVTNGSVIEISYTGTTVIYRPGIIIGGPYTHTCPPSKPVGYFVEPMLYLAPFSKKKFSIVFKGITASHNDAGIEAIKWGLMPVMEKFGVRECALHTLKRGSPPQGGGEVHLVVDSLIAQPITMHELDRPVISSIRGVAYSTRVSPSMVNRMIDGAKQVLKNVKCEVNITADVWRGENSGKSPGWGITIVAETKKKGWCYFAEEIGGSGDIPEEIGSKVAYKLIEEISKSAAVDRNQLPLAITYMVIGKEDIGRLRITREQVDERFIQMLRDIKKIFGTEVFLKPVDDIGSDDFIATVKGIGFTNTNKKIA
- the PLB3 gene encoding lysophospholipase (CAGL0E02321g~Putative phospholipase B; predicted GPI-anchor), which produces MLPSLFLVLVLVLCSGSSGYSVADQYAPKLAYCPSDDINLVREASGLSQNETQWLQRRDVRTKEALHNFLQRATSSSQNFTQLFHRIFDAGMVPRIGIAVSGGGYRSMLTGAGILSAFDNRTRGAMDHGLGGILQSTTYMTGCSGGNWLVASLSWNNWTSVQDILDMNYDRKTARKQGKITKDPIWDLSDSIVSPGGLNIIKTARRWDHITNAVKAKQEAGFNTSLADVWGRALSYKFFPTLERGGIDYTWSSLRDSPIFQAGDMPLPITVADGRYPGSNAIALNATVFEFNPFEMGSWDPSLNAFTDVKYLGTNVTNGKPVAHTAKKCIEGFDNTAFIMGTSSNLFNQFLLRINSTHLPNFVTKWATNLLKSWAHEFNDVAVYNPNPFKDTRYVMENFSTSIVDSEHLYLVDGGEDDENVPLIPLLQRDRDLDIIFAIDNSADNKLQWPDGSSLVHTYERQFVLQGQKIAFPHIPDTNTFINLGLNKRPTFFGCNATNMTSLKYIPPLVVYYPNSEYSFNSNQSAFKLSYSRDQMANMISNGFEIATRNNFTDDPEFIGCIACAIMKRKQEALDLELPSECERCLARYCWDGTVDDTPLDELKQDVHHSFINPEEDKDGDGIDDYSDEDFTDDDVDDYHFFHYSNVDEIHHAATYTGKLLPTGAIDKGSNKPLINLSSKLGIPATSIAYAIVTFICTLSASLL